The genomic DNA TTGCAGACGCCATTCTGGCGCTGATGGCTCAGGAAAAACTGGCCGCCCAGGATATTGTGGCCATCGGCTGCCACGGGCAAACCGTCTGGCATGAACCGACCGGCGATGCGCCCCATACCCTACAGATTGGCGACAACAATATTATTGCCGCCCGCACCGGCGTGAGCGTGGTGGGGGATTTCCGCCGTCGCGATATGGCCCTTGGCGGGCAGGGCGCGCCGCTGGTTCCGGCCTTTCACCAGGCGTTGCTGGCAGACCCCAGCGAGCGCCGCATGATCCTGAATATTGGCGGCATTGCTAATCTTTCGCTGCTGATACCCGGCCAACCGGTACGTGGCTATGATACCGGTCCAGGCAATATGCTGATGGATGTCTGGATCTGGCGCAGCCTGGGCAAACCGTATGATAAAGACGCCGAATGGGCGAATGAAGGTCGGGTTATTCTGCCGCTGTTGCAGGATATGCTGAGCGATCCTTATTTCGCCGCACCCGCGCCGAAAAGCACCGGCCGTGAGTACTTCAACTACGGCTGGCTGGCACAGTTCCTCGCACGCTATCCGGGGCTGCGCGCCCAGGACGTCCAGGCGACCCTGACCGAGCTGACGGCGGTGACCATCAGCGAGCAGGTGCTGCTGAGCGGTGGATGCGAGCGTCTGCTGGTGTGCGGCGGGGGCAGCCGCAACCCGCTGGTTATGGCGCGCCTTGCCGGGCTGCTTGCCGGAACCGAGGTGGCGACCACCGACGAATACGGCATCAGCGGTGATGATATGGAAGCGTTGGCCTTTGCATGGCTGGCGTGGCGTACCGTTGCCGGGTTACCGGGCAACCTGCCGTCGGTGACCGGCGCGTCACAGGCAAGCGTGCTGGGGGCCATTTTCCCCGCGAACCCACAGAATAATAAGAGTTAACTGACATCATCTTTTACACTGGGCCGGTAGACTTAAGCAAAACGGGAGTGTGAAAATCACTCCTTGACCAGGAATGTCGAAAGGCCCGGAAAAATGAAAAAACTTCTTATCGTTGCTCTCCCTTTTATGCTCGCAGGCTGTAGCGCCTATAACCAGTTTATGGAGCGGATGCAAACCGACACGCTGGAGTATCAGTGTGATGAAAAACCGCTGACGGTGCATCTCAACAACTCGCGCCAGCAGGTGAGCTTTATCTATGATAATCAACAGCAGACCCTTGCGCAGGGCGTTTCCGCTTCCGGAGCGCGTTATACCGACGGAATCTACGTTTTCTGGTCGAAAGGCAATGAGGCGACCGTCTACAAACGTGACCGTATCGTGTTGAATAACTGTCAGTTACAAAATCCTAAGCGTTGAGATTTTCAGGCGGGCGGCGCACAATAACGCCACCGAATGATTACGGGTTTCAACGCCATGTCTGACAACGACGATCTGCAGCAAATTGCGCATCTGCGCCGAGAGTACACCCGTGGCGGCCTGCGTCGCCACGACCTTCCCGCTGAACCGCTCCCGCTTTTTGAACGCTGGCTTTCTCAGGCCTGTGAAGCAAAACTGGCCGATCCGACGGCGATGGTAGTGGCAACGGTCGATGAAAACGGCCAGCCGTACCAGCGTATTGTTCTACTGAAGCATTATGACGAGAAAGGGCTGGTCTTTTACACCAACCTGGGCAGCCGCAAAGCGCATCAACTCGAGCAAAATCCGCGCATAAGCTTGCTGTTCCCGTGGCATATGCTGGATCGTCAGGTGATGGTTATTGGCAAGGCCGAGCGTTTATCGACGCTGGAAGTGGTCAAATATTTCCATAGCCGACCGCGCGATAGCCAGATAGGTGCCTGGGTGTCAAAACAGTCCAGCCGCATCTCCGCGCGCGGTATTCTCGAAAGCAAATTTATGGAGCTGAAGCAGAAATTCCAGCAGGGTGAAGTACCGCTGCCGAGTTTCTGGGGTGGTTTCCGCGTCTCTGTTGAACAGATGGAGTTCTGGCAGGGCGGTGAACATCGTCTGCACGATCGTTTTTTATACCAGCGCGAAGACGGTGCCTGGAAAATCGACCGGCTGGCGCCGTAATCCCCGAAATTTGTTGTTTTAAGCGCTAGCGCTGAGGGCGTCAGCGCTTTATTCTATAGAGCTTTCGCGTCTGGCGAAAAGTCGTGTACCGGCAAAGGTGCAGTCGTAAAGAGATGGAGAATTTGATGGCAAGCAGTAACTTGATTAAACAACTGCAAGAGCGGGGGCTAGTTGCCCAGGTAACGGACGAGGTAGCGTTAGCAGAGCGACTGGCGCAAGGCCCGATCGCGCTCTATTGCGGCTTCGATCCTACCGCTGACAGCTTGCATTTGGGGCATCTTGTTCCATTGTTATGCCTGAAACGCTTCCAGCAGGCAGGCCATAAGCCTGTGGCGTTGGTTGGCGGCGCGACCGGTCTGATTGGCGACCCGAGCTTTAAAGCCGCTGAACGTAAGCTGAACACCGAAGATACCGTTCAGGATTGGGTGGCCAAAATCCGTAAGCAGGTTGCGCCGTTCCTGGACTTTGACTGCGGCGATAACTCCGCCATTGCAGCGAACAACTACGACTGGTTCGGCAGCATGAACGTGCTGACCTTCCTGCGCGATATCGGCAAACACTTCTCTGTTAACCAGATGATTAACAAAGAAGCGGTGAAACAGCGTCTGAACCGTGACGATCAGGGGATTTCCTTTACCGAGTTCTCCTACAACCTGCTGCAGGGCTATGACTTTGCCTGCCTGAACAAACTGCACGGCGTTGCGCTGCAGATCGGCGGCTCTGACCAGTGGGGTAACATCACCTCCGGTATCGACCTGACTCGTCGCCTGCACCAGAACCAGGTGTTCGGTCTGACCGTTCCGCTGATTACCAAAGCGGACGGCACCAAATTTGGTAAAACTGAAGGTGGCGCGGTATGGCTGGATCCGAAGAAAACTAGCCCGTACAAATTCTACCAGTTCTGGATTAACACCGCGGATGCCGACGTATACCGCTTCCTGAAGTTCTTCACCTTCATGGACATTGAAGAGATCAATGCGCTGGAAGAAGAAGACAAAAACAGCGGCAAAGCACCGCGCGCGCAGTACGTACTGGCCGAACAGGTCACCCGTCTGGTGCACGGCGAAGAAGGGCTGGTGGCGGCGAAGCGCATCACCGACAGCCTGTTCAGCGGCTCCCTGAGCGCGCTGAGCGAAGCTGACTTTGAGCAGTTGGCTCAGGACGGCGTGCCGATGGTTGAGATGGATAAAGGCGCAGACCTGATGCAGGCGCTGGTCGATTCCGAACTGCAGCCGTCTCGTGGGCAGGCGCGCAAAACCATCGCGTCAAACGCGGTCACCATCAACGGTGAAAAACAGGCTGACCCGGAATACTTCTTCAAAGACAGCGATATTCTGTTCGGGCGCTACACGTTGTTACGCCGCGGTAAGAAAAATTACTGTTTGATCTGCTGGAAGTAATCTTTAGAAACAGGGGGGCGTGGGAAACTACGCCCCCCTTCTTTTTTGTCGTCTGAGTAGAACTAATGAACAACATTCTCGCCATTCAATCCCACGTTGTTTTCGGGCATGCGGGCAACAGCGCCGCCGAATTTCCTATGCGCCGTCTTGGCGCGAACGTCTGGCCGCTAAATACGGTGCAGTTCTCCAACCATACGCAGTATGGCCAATGGACGGGCTGCGTGATGCCGCCTGCGCACCTTACGGAGATAGTGCAGGGTATTGCGGCTATCGATCAGTTGAAACGCTGTGACGCCGTGCTGAGCGGCTATCTCGGGTCCGCAGAGCAGGGTGAACATATTCTTGGCGTCGTACGTCAGGTAAAAGCGGCCAATCCGCAGGCAAAATACTTTTGCGATCCGGTGATGGGGCATCCGGAAAAAGGGTGTATCGTTGCGCCGGGCGTGGCGGAATTCCACAAGCGTTATGCGCTGCCGGCAAGCGACATCATCGCCCCGAACCTGATTGAGCTGGAGATCCTTTGCGGTCATGATGTGCAGGACGTTAACGGCGCCGTGCAGGCGGCGCGCGAGCTTATCTCCCTGGGGCCGCAAATTGTGCTGGTGAAACATCTGGCGCGTGCGGGCTACAGCGCGGACCGTTTCGAAATGCTGCTGGTCACCGCTGATGAAGCCTGGCACATCAGCCGTCCGCTGATTGATTTTGGCGCACGCCACCCGGTGGGTGTTGGTGATGTGACCAGCGGGCTGCTGCTGGTCAAACTGCTACAGGGGGCTTCGCTGCAGGATGCGCTGGAGCATGTCACCGCAGCGGTGTACGAAATCATGGTTACAACGAAAGAGATGGGCGAGTACGAACTGCAGGTTGTTGCCGCGCAGGATGGTATTGCTAAACCAACCTGCCACTTTAGCGCCACTCAGCTGTAGTCGGCAGCGCCGGATTGCGGCGTAAAAGCGCCGGCTCTCTTATCGAGCCGGCGTGGGATATTACTTCAGACCTTCTGCGGCCAGTGCCGCCGCGACTGCCGGACGCGCTGCAACGCGCGCCATATAGTCGGCAATATTTTTGTATCCCGCCATATCCATCTTCACAGCAAACGCCCAGCGCAGCACGGTAAACAGGTAGGCATCGGCAATCGTGAAGCGAGCGCCGCTGATCCACTGTGCGCCAGCCAGCGACTCATCGATGTAGGCCAGTTTTTTATCCAGCAGCGCACGTACCGTTGGTTTGTAGTCTTCCGGAGTGTCTGGACGGAACAGCGGAGTAAAGCCTTTGTGCAGCTCGGTAGCGATGAAGTTCATCCACTCCAGCGTTTTGTAGCGGTTGATGGTGCCAACCGGTGCCAGCAGCTGGCGGTCGGCTACGCTATCCGCGAGGTACTGCATGATCGCCACGCCTTCGGTCAGCAGAGTGTTATCGTCCAGCAGCAGCGCCGGAACCTGGCCTTTCGGGTTGACCGCCAGGAAATCGTCACCGTTTTCCATACGTTTGTGCATCAGATCGACGCCAATCAGCGTAAAGTCCTTTCCGCTCTCCCGAAGCGTGATATGCGATGCGAGGGAACAGGCGCCGGGTTTATAGAACAATTTCATGGGTAACTCCTTCAGACTATGATTATTTTTGTTCTCTACTGGCAGAAGGGCACCAATAGATATGAAGGTATGTTAGTGCTTGCGGTAAGAAAAAAAAAGCCGCTAACAGCAGTTAGCGGCCCAAAATTATTCGTTTCCCGATGACGTTAGGCGGAAGCGACTTTACCTTCAGCAGTTGCTTTTGAGTCGTCCTGAGTCATGCGGTTCAGCTTAGGTGCGGTCAGCAGCATCAGTACGGCAATCACGGCAGTCGCGACGCCAATCTGCAGGAACACGCGGCCGTATACTTCCAGCGACATCAGCGGATCGGTCACATTTTCCGGTACTGCCATCATGCCAGCGACATAGCCGCCAATGATGTTTGCGCCGGCAGTGGTCAGGAACCAGCTACCCATGATGAAGCCCATCAGACGTTGCGGTACCAGCTGTGCCACCATCGCCAGGCCCAGACCGGAGATCATCAGTTCACCGATGCTCTGCAGGC from Klebsiella sp. WP3-W18-ESBL-02 includes the following:
- the anmK gene encoding anhydro-N-acetylmuramic acid kinase, which produces MKSGRYIGVMSGTSLDGVDVVLAVIDQHSVAQLASLSWPIPIALKEAVLAVCQGQPLTLSQLGQLDNRLGHLFADAILALMAQEKLAAQDIVAIGCHGQTVWHEPTGDAPHTLQIGDNNIIAARTGVSVVGDFRRRDMALGGQGAPLVPAFHQALLADPSERRMILNIGGIANLSLLIPGQPVRGYDTGPGNMLMDVWIWRSLGKPYDKDAEWANEGRVILPLLQDMLSDPYFAAPAPKSTGREYFNYGWLAQFLARYPGLRAQDVQATLTELTAVTISEQVLLSGGCERLLVCGGGSRNPLVMARLAGLLAGTEVATTDEYGISGDDMEALAFAWLAWRTVAGLPGNLPSVTGASQASVLGAIFPANPQNNKS
- the mliC gene encoding C-type lysozyme inhibitor, yielding MKKLLIVALPFMLAGCSAYNQFMERMQTDTLEYQCDEKPLTVHLNNSRQQVSFIYDNQQQTLAQGVSASGARYTDGIYVFWSKGNEATVYKRDRIVLNNCQLQNPKR
- the pdxH gene encoding pyridoxamine 5'-phosphate oxidase, with amino-acid sequence MSDNDDLQQIAHLRREYTRGGLRRHDLPAEPLPLFERWLSQACEAKLADPTAMVVATVDENGQPYQRIVLLKHYDEKGLVFYTNLGSRKAHQLEQNPRISLLFPWHMLDRQVMVIGKAERLSTLEVVKYFHSRPRDSQIGAWVSKQSSRISARGILESKFMELKQKFQQGEVPLPSFWGGFRVSVEQMEFWQGGEHRLHDRFLYQREDGAWKIDRLAP
- the tyrS gene encoding tyrosine--tRNA ligase; the protein is MASSNLIKQLQERGLVAQVTDEVALAERLAQGPIALYCGFDPTADSLHLGHLVPLLCLKRFQQAGHKPVALVGGATGLIGDPSFKAAERKLNTEDTVQDWVAKIRKQVAPFLDFDCGDNSAIAANNYDWFGSMNVLTFLRDIGKHFSVNQMINKEAVKQRLNRDDQGISFTEFSYNLLQGYDFACLNKLHGVALQIGGSDQWGNITSGIDLTRRLHQNQVFGLTVPLITKADGTKFGKTEGGAVWLDPKKTSPYKFYQFWINTADADVYRFLKFFTFMDIEEINALEEEDKNSGKAPRAQYVLAEQVTRLVHGEEGLVAAKRITDSLFSGSLSALSEADFEQLAQDGVPMVEMDKGADLMQALVDSELQPSRGQARKTIASNAVTINGEKQADPEYFFKDSDILFGRYTLLRRGKKNYCLICWK
- the pdxY gene encoding pyridoxal kinase PdxY codes for the protein MNNILAIQSHVVFGHAGNSAAEFPMRRLGANVWPLNTVQFSNHTQYGQWTGCVMPPAHLTEIVQGIAAIDQLKRCDAVLSGYLGSAEQGEHILGVVRQVKAANPQAKYFCDPVMGHPEKGCIVAPGVAEFHKRYALPASDIIAPNLIELEILCGHDVQDVNGAVQAARELISLGPQIVLVKHLARAGYSADRFEMLLVTADEAWHISRPLIDFGARHPVGVGDVTSGLLLVKLLQGASLQDALEHVTAAVYEIMVTTKEMGEYELQVVAAQDGIAKPTCHFSATQL
- the gstA gene encoding glutathione transferase GstA — protein: MKLFYKPGACSLASHITLRESGKDFTLIGVDLMHKRMENGDDFLAVNPKGQVPALLLDDNTLLTEGVAIMQYLADSVADRQLLAPVGTINRYKTLEWMNFIATELHKGFTPLFRPDTPEDYKPTVRALLDKKLAYIDESLAGAQWISGARFTIADAYLFTVLRWAFAVKMDMAGYKNIADYMARVAARPAVAAALAAEGLK